A genomic window from Cucumis melo cultivar AY chromosome 8, USDA_Cmelo_AY_1.0, whole genome shotgun sequence includes:
- the LOC103484706 gene encoding elongation of fatty acids protein 3-like has product MSPGIIPINDFTYWLSEHPSIVGFRWSHTHSWGSTWSFLFSSIAFYLAFSTALHLFLTLLLRPGRSVPLGPIPAIHSLSMALISTLISAGILLSSLAEIRDTRWFWRRSKTPFQWLLCFPLGTRPSGRVFFWSYIYYLSRFFHMFRTIFTILLRRRLSFFQLFNHSISTFMSFLWLEFSQSFQVLAILSTSVVYAVVYGYRFWTAIGLRRACFPFVVNCQFVLLGCNLACHVGVLLLHFMKGGCNGIGAWSFNSVLNGAILLLFLNFYLKIHLGDTEDSVKIIKHHHHQPACSGNLKNQSLGRRMSESDNFKEKFH; this is encoded by the coding sequence ATGTCTCCCGGAATCATTCCCATCAACGACTTCACCTACTGGCTATCGGAGCACCCCTCCATCGTTGGATTCCGTTGGAGTCATACCCATTCATGGGGTTCCACTTGGTCCTTCCTCTTCTCTTCCATAGCCTTTTACCTCGCCTTCTCCACGGCCCTCCATCTCTTCCTCACCCTCCTCCTCCGCCCCGGCCGCTCTGTCCCTCTTGGTCCCATTCCAGCCATCCATTCCCTCTCCATGGCCCTAATCTCTACTCTCATCTCCGCCGGTATCCTCCTCTCTTCCCTGGCCGAGATCCGCGACACCCGCTGGTTTTGGCGCCGCTCCAAAACCCCCTTCCAATGGCTTCTCTGTTTCCCCTTAGGCACTCGTCCTTCAGGGCGCGTCTTCTTCTGGTCTTACATCTATTACTTATCTCGATTCTTCCATATGTTCCGTACCATTTTCACCATTCTACTTCGGCGTAGACTCTCCTTCTTCCAGCTTTTTAACCACTCGATCTCCACGTTTATGTCCTTCCTGTGGCTTGAATTTTCTCAATCCTTTCAGGTTCTGGCGATTCTGTCGACATCGGTGGTGTACGCGGTGGTTTACGGTTACAGATTCTGGACGGCGATTGGATTGCGAAGGGCTTGTTTCCCTTTTGTTGTGAATTGTCAATTCGTTCTGTTGGGTTGTAATTTAGCTTGCCATGTGGGGGTTTTGTTGCTTCATTTCATGAAAGGTGGATGCAACGGAATTGGGGCTTGGAGTTTCAATTCTGTACTCAACGGAGCCATTTTACTGCTTTTCTTGAACTTCTATCTCAAAATCCATCTTGGGGATACAGAGGATTCTGTGAAGATCATCAAACACCACCACCATCAACCGGCCTGTTCTGGAAATTTAAAGAATCAATCTCTTGGAAGAAGAATGTCTGAATCTGATAATTTCAAAGAGAAGTTCCATTAA
- the LOC103484705 gene encoding calcium uniporter protein 3, mitochondrial, with protein MASKKALPRRLFNAANRLLFRNSPNPRPHISNNLPLDPGDHGIFRRFLHRKPNFPPPSTFTRSLPVGLGNVMEQLFSRDRILLDGLKPPTTAPASVPSELEGLTVEETRKLVKLTEVVRLKRKLKEIPRSWITYQEFVRICGEDCWDDNEEYGVELAKRLDHSGAVIVLGNLVFLDPEQMAKSIASLIPTLLMNNEGSEGNEELEEMEKQKAMIDVEADQQVRRELRWGLGFLVAQTAALMRLTFWELTWDVMEPICYFITSTYFMGGYAFFLTTSKEPSFEGIYQTRFMAKQKHLMKLHNFDIHKYNRLRGHHSNPLTSTYHHFL; from the exons ATGGCATCCAAGAAAGCCCTCCCTCGCCGTCTCTTCAACGCCGCCAATCGCCTACTCTTCCGAAATTCCCCCAATCCCCGCCCCCATATATCCAATAACCTCCCTCTTGATCCCGGAGACCATGGAATTTTCCGTCGTTTCCTTCATCGGAAACCCAATTTTCCCCCTCCCTCCACATTCACCCGATCGCTTCCCGTCGGATTGGGGAATGTGATGGAACAGCTATTTTCCCGCGATAGGATTCTTTTAGATGGACTGAAGCCTCCGACGACGGCGCCGGCGTCGGTTCCTTCGGAGTTGGAAGGACTTACGGTGGAGGAGACGAGGAAGTTAGTGAAATTGACGGAGGTGGTGAGATTGAAGAGGAAATTGAAGGAGATTCCTAGGAGTTGGATTACGTATCAGGAATTTGTTCGGATTTGTGGAGAAGATTGTTGGGATGATAATGAAGAGTATGGCGTTGAGTTGGCTAAGAGGCTTGATCATTCCGGTGCCGTCATCGTTTTGGGGAACCTCGTGTTTCTCGATCCCGAGCAG ATGGCGAAATCAATTGCTAGCTTGATTCCCACTCTACTAATGAACAACGAAGGCTCAGAAGGCAATGAGGAGCTTGAAGAAATGGAGAAGCAGAAGGCCATGATCGACGTTGAGGCCGACCAACAAGTCCGTCGTGAGCTTCGTTGGGGGCTTGGGTTTTTGGTAGCTCAAACCGCTGCCCTTATGAGGCTAACATTTTGGGAGCTAACTTGGGACGTAATGGAGCCTATTTGCTACTTCATAACGTCAACATATTTCATGGGTGGTTATGCCTTCTTTCTAACCACTTCCAAAGAGCCTTCTTTTGAAGGGATTTACCAAACCCGCTTCATGGCTAAGCAAAAGCACCTCATGAAGCTCCACAATTTTGATATCCATAAATACAATCGCCTCAGAGGACACCATTCCAATCCTTTGACTTCTACATATcatcattttttataa